The window GCAAGCCTTGAAGCTGCAACCCAACCACGCGATGGCGCATTATTATCTGGGCAAAGCCTATCGTCGGCTTGAGCTGTATGACCTGGCCGACGCCGAGTTCGAAGCCTACGAGCGGCTCTCGTCGTGACCGGCAACGGATGATAGGAAGCAGGAAGCAGGAAGCAGGAGGCAGTCAACCGTTTCGCTTTCTGCCGTTGCACGATGACATGAATCGCTAAAGACGCCGAGTGATGGCCTTTCTTTGACTGCCTCCTGCCTCCTGCTTCCTGCCTCCTGCTTCCTGCCTCCTAGTTTTCCCTGGCCTTTTGGCGCGGCTGGGCTTAGTCTATTCGGGCTGCAACTTTTCGCAGGCTGGCGCGTTCTAGTGGACAGCAGGCCGAGATCGCTTCTTCCCAAGGAGTTTTCGATGGCGCGTACTCGACGAATCCCGCTTCTTTTACTGGCGCTCTTGCTGCCGGTCTGCGCGCCCGTGGTCCAGGGAAAACCGCTTGCCGAGCGCGGCATCTTCGAGCGGCTCTTTCAAGGCGCGAAGGTCGTCAACGTCGTTGATGATTTCCTGACCTTCTGGGAGGCGATGAAGGATAAGCCGGTGGCGCAGCAGCGTTACTGGTGGAAGCGCATGGTCGAGGACAAGTACCGCGACTACTTTGAGCGCGCCGTCTACCGCAACGCTGATGTGAAATCGCGCCGCGCCATGCTTAATGAATTTCTGGTGCGCATGCCGGAGCGCATCGAGGCGCTACGCGAGTTCAATCGCCAGCTCGCCGATCCGCACACCAGCCCGCTCATCGGCGCGTTCATCGCCTTCAAGACGCGCTTCCCCGATTACCAGCAGCAACGCGACATCTACATCGGCCTGAGCCTGTTGCGCTTTGACGGCGCGGTGCGGCCTGTGCAGAACGAAGCCGGCGTGCCCGACACACTCTGCCTGGGGGCGGACGTGCTGTGCGGCTATGCGCCCGACGAATTGCGCCTCGCGCTGCTGCACGAATTCTTCCACCTCTATCATTTCGGCTTCCTGTTTCAGCACCCGGCGCTCGAGGAATTCCGCGCGCCGCACATGCCGCTGATGATCGAAGGCATGGCGGTCGCCGCCACCGAAGCCATGCTGCCCGGCCACCCGTTGGCCTTCTACCTGCATTTCAGCGATGAGAGTCAGAAGGCGCAGGCGCACGACTTGCGCGCCAACGCCGCGCGCTTCCTCGAATTGGTCGCCGGAAACGCGCCGCCCGAGCAGTACGAGGCATGGTTCAGGAATGCCCCGGCAGAATCGGTGCCGGCGCGCGGCGGCTACCTGCTCGGTTATGAAGTGACGCGGCGTGTGCTGGCCGCTATGCCACTCGAACAGATGGTGCGGCTCGCGCCTGCCGAGCTACGCGAGCATGCCGAAGAGCAGTTAACCGAAATCGCCGGCCGCCAGGTTCTCGTGCTGGACAGGTAAAGGCTAATTCCTACCTTTTCGATTCTGGTTTGCGAGCAATGAAAGCGACGCGCGCTTTGAGCAGCGCATAGCTGCCATAGCGGCGCACGGCGCGCACGCGAAAGCCTGTGCGCCGCAGTTCGGCGGCAAGCGCAGAGGCTTCATACAAACGCACGCGGTGGACTTCTTCGGCGCGGCGATAACAGCCGCCGACTTTGCGAAAAGTCGTAATGCGGCGGATCAAGGTTTGTTGCCGGCGGTCTTCTTTCTTTTCAACCAGCGTCGCCCAGCCGTCGCCTTCCGCAAAGCTTCGCGCAGAGGTCGCGCGCCCCAGCGCGCCGGGTTCCATCACGTCGAAAATGAAGACGCCGCCGGAGGCCATCTGGTCGTAGATGCGCCGGAAGAGTTGTTTGAGCGCCCGGTCATTGTTGCCGGTGTCGAAGAGATAGCTGATGCATTCGCCGAGTGACGTGACCGCCTGGCATGGCGGAATGGCGGCTTGAAAGAGCGAGTCAACACGGAATTTGGCTTGCGGCACGCGGCGTCGCGCCAGTCGGATCATCGCCGCGGAGATGTCTATGCCGAGCACGTCGTAGCCGCGCTCGACCAGTTGCTCGGCCCACAGCCCAGACCCGCAGCCGAGGTCAACGATCAGACCGTTGCGAATCCCATAGCGAGTGAAGATATCGAATAGGCCGGCGGCGGCTTGCCGCGCAAACTCGCCGTAGCCGACATCGTGAATGAAGGCGAGGTCTTCCTGGTAGTAATCCGCCATCCGAGTGTTAATTCTGCGTCCACGGCTGGATCATGATGCCCTTGCGCTTGTTCGAGAGGTCGGCGG is drawn from Blastocatellia bacterium and contains these coding sequences:
- a CDS encoding class I SAM-dependent methyltransferase is translated as MADYYQEDLAFIHDVGYGEFARQAAAGLFDIFTRYGIRNGLIVDLGCGSGLWAEQLVERGYDVLGIDISAAMIRLARRRVPQAKFRVDSLFQAAIPPCQAVTSLGECISYLFDTGNNDRALKQLFRRIYDQMASGGVFIFDVMEPGALGRATSARSFAEGDGWATLVEKKEDRRQQTLIRRITTFRKVGGCYRRAEEVHRVRLYEASALAAELRRTGFRVRAVRRYGSYALLKARVAFIARKPESKR